The following DNA comes from Anopheles coustani chromosome 2, idAnoCousDA_361_x.2, whole genome shotgun sequence.
TTCAAGGTGCCAGAAcagtcaaaaatttaaaactaccCACTCAAACAATCGATAGTGCTTATTTGCTGGAGAAGTACCCACACCTCCAGGGAATAAAACTTATGACGTTCCACAACGCTCGCCCAACCGTACTGATCGGTTTGAATAATGCACACCTCATGGCTCCAATAAACCAACGCTACAGCAGCAACGACACTCCAAGGGCGATGGAAACCAAACTCGGCTGGACAGTATTTGGCCAAGAAGTACTGCACAACGAATCAGTCGAGCACATCATGATCCACAGGGAAGAAGAGAACATGAATAAGTTGATCAAAAGCTACTTTTCCATCGAAAACTTCGGAGTAAAGATAACGAAGCCACTGCTGACCCGCGAACAGACTAGAGTAAACAACATAGTTCAGGAAACCctcaagaaaaaagaagaccGGTACGAGATAGGACTACTATGGCGAAAGGATAACGTAGTGCTACCTCCAAGCTACAAGAATGCATTCAACCGATTGCAATTCCTCGAACGACAGCTGAGCAAAGAAAAAGGTCTTCAGGAATGGGCGAAGACAACATTCAGCgagtaccaaaagaaagggtACCTAAGAAAGCTGTCGCCTGAGGAAGCATTAACAAAAACTCCTACTACGTTCTACCTTCCGCACTTCATCgtagtaaacaaaaacaaacctatcCCGAAACCAAGACTAGTGTTCGACGCGGCTGCAACGGTCAACGGCATATCACTTAACTCAGAGCTGATGTCAGGTCCGGATATTAACGCACCGCTATTTGGAGTGCTCCTAAGATTTCGAGAGGGTGGAATATGCGTCACCGGCGATATAAAAGAGATGTTCCACCAAGTACAAATTCgcaaagaagatcaagaagcTCAACGAATTCTATGGAGAGACTGCGAAAACCGAGAACCTGACACATACGTTATGCAAGTAATGACCTTCGGAGCAACGTGCTCGCCAGCGTGTGCCCAAATAGTAAAAAACCATAACGCAGAgcagcacaaacaaacacacccgaAGGCACTGAACGCAATCACACGACAACATTACGTGGACGATTATCTTGATAGCTTCATGAGCATTGAGGAAGCTATCGATACCGTCAATCAAGTCATCAACGTTCATGCAAAGGGAGGATTCGAAATACGGAACTTCAAATCCAACTCAAAAGAGCTGCTCCAAACGATCCCCGACGATAGAAAAAGTTCGACCAGCACAGTAGTGACattggaggaaaaggaaagtaaCGTAGAAAAGGTCCTCGGCATTTACTGGAACACCGATACGGACCAGATCGGCTTCCAAGTAAACTTCAATGGTTGGGATCACGCGCGCACACCAACAAAACGACAAGCCTTGAGCTACGTTATGAGGGTTTACGATCCGTTAGGCCTCATTAGCCATATCACTATACATGGAAGACTTCTCACCAGATCAATAAACCAAGCCATGAAGGACTGGGACATTCCAATACCGGAGGCCCTCCAACCTCAATGGCATGAATGGAGAGAAATGGCGCTAAAGGCTAAGGTGATCAACATACCTCGTCCAGTAATGCAACACCCAACAAAGACTGTGGAGCTTCACACCTTCGTCGACGCATCAGAAGAAGCGTTCGCAGCCTGCGTATACGTCAGAACCAGATGTGAAGGTGAAAACGTCGTGAGATTTCTCGTCGGTAAAGCCCTTGTAGCACCTACACCGATCATCTCCATACCACGCTTAGAATTGCAAGCAGCAGTTCTGGGGGCTCGCCTGACCGACGCAGTCAAAAAAGAACTTCGTCTGAACGTAGAAAAAACGACCTACTGGAGCGACTCACAAACCGTACTATCATGGATAAACAGCGTGAATCGAAAATATCACCA
Coding sequences within:
- the LOC131264328 gene encoding uncharacterized protein LOC131264328: MSTATKMSRRPSKYFVDNKNGNCRLCDKPDPSDSHMVQCDECDRWFHLTCAKLTKLPTAEEEFMCIKCSADRAKAQDEAGPSGGEKGDRKEKKAKTAEPEVTTIAELVAALTVGNKVNTNHLLRMSLNDLPYFDGNPRDWPAFDKAFRETTEAANFNDLENMNRLQRCLKGDALRNVKALFFDPENVDIIIERLRTLFGRSEQVYQELLREVQRKADPNRIPDLSIALENLVANIKTLNKPSYLSDHRLINELASKLPQDKQLKWLRITDELEEQREMPTLEHFSTWLANIASELRRLPKAIDRKPLHLHDTTKPAKNVSPKHERNIKPKKERKACPNCKGSHNILNCDQFKSKTPAERYEAIKKEKLCSGCLRSNGHEEKTCWFARECGINGCKERHHRLVHVSTEGLINCHHTGSKVYYQIIPVELRNDDKKIKTYAFLDTGASSTLIDAATANQLNLKGAVDPITLTWTQNLSVQDDTSQRVQCKIKGQASQKEYSLQGARTVKNLKLPTQTIDSAYLLEKYPHLQGIKLMTFHNARPTVLIGLNNAHLMAPINQRYSSNDTPRAMETKLGWTVFGQEVLHNESVEHIMIHREEENMNKLIKSYFSIENFGVKITKPLLTREQTRVNNIVQETLKKKEDRYEIGLLWRKDNVVLPPSYKNAFNRLQFLERQLSKEKGLQEWAKTTFSEYQKKGYLRKLSPEEALTKTPTTFYLPHFIVVNKNKPIPKPRLVFDAAATVNGISLNSELMSGPDINAPLFGVLLRFREGGICVTGDIKEMFHQVQIRKEDQEAQRILWRDCENREPDTYVMQVMTFGATCSPACAQIVKNHNAEQHKQTHPKALNAITRQHYVDDYLDSFMSIEEAIDTVNQVINVHAKGGFEIRNFKSNSKELLQTIPDDRKSSTSTVVTLEEKESNVEKVLGIYWNTDTDQIGFQVNFNGWDHARTPTKRQALSYVMRVYDPLGLISHITIHGRLLTRSINQAMKDWDIPIPEALQPQWHEWREMALKAKVINIPRPVMQHPTKTVELHTFVDASEEAFAACVYVRTRCEGENVVRFLVGKALVAPTPIISIPRLELQAAVLGARLTDAVKKELRLNVEKTTYWSDSQTVLSWINSVNRKYHQFVAIRISEILDSSTMSEWRWVPTKQNPADIATKKVADDTPWLKGPTFLQQDETTWPVSRATYSTKEEERVFAFHQEAVSIIDEDRYSYWDKLVKHLTYLKKFVNYLQNKDGFKSEINLRDVEQG